The following are encoded together in the Triticum dicoccoides isolate Atlit2015 ecotype Zavitan chromosome 6B, WEW_v2.0, whole genome shotgun sequence genome:
- the LOC119321583 gene encoding mitochondrial metalloendopeptidase OMA1-like, whose amino-acid sequence MAVVMLVGGVVITIRHGTIETVPYTNRHHLLIISSEEERNLGESQFASLKKELGKKVLPTSHPDTVRVTGISTKIIDAARRGLASDDNGKLLDEAIWSSNAAQKKKPRKVWGGQPMTKHLDELKWEVIVVDDKLVNAMCLPGGKIVVYTGLLHHFNTDAEIATVLGHEIAHVIARHIAETFTKNMWTAILQALMTIDTDDSKMVNDLTEYLLTLPFSRKMEIEADHIGILLLAAAGFDPRVAPGFYEKLGKISGNTSALEQYKNTHPSSEKRSRLLAEPKVMEKAMALYREARTRNGESE is encoded by the exons ATGGCAGTAGTCATGCTCGTCGGAGGGGTGGTCATCACGATCCGCCACGGCACCATCGAGACCGTGCCCTACACCAACCGCCACCACTTGCTCATCATCTCGTCCGAGGAAGAGCGCAACCTCGGCGAGTCGCAGTTTGCCAGCCTCAAGAAGGAGCTGGGCAAGAAAGTCCTCCCCACGTCCCACCCGGATACCGTCCGCGTCACCGGCATCTCCACCAAGATAATCGACGCTGCCCGCCGCGGCCTCGCCAGCGATGACAATGGTAAGCTACTTGACGAAGCAATTTGGAGCTCCAATGCAGCGCAGAAGAAGAAGCCAAGGAAGGTTTGGGGAGGGCAGCCGATGACGAAGCATCtcgacgagctcaagtgggaggtaATCGTCGTCGACGATAAGCTGGTGAATGCAATGTGCTTGCCCGGTGGCAAGATCGTAGTCTACACCGGGTTGCTCCACCACTTCAACACTGATGCTGAGATTGCCACGGTGCTAGGGCACGAG ATTGCACACGTTATTGCAAGGCACATTGCCGAGACGTTCACCAAGAACATGTGGACTGCCATTCTGCAGGCGTTAATGACTATCGACACTGATGACTCAAAGATGGTCAATGATCTGACCGAATACCTACTCACTTTGCCCTTCTCACGAAA GATGGAGATAGAGGCAGATCACATCGGAATCCTGCTGCTCGCAGCTGCTGGTTTCGATCCACGCGTAGCGCCTGGCTTCTACGAGAAGCTAGGAAAGATCAGTGGGAACACATCGGCATTGGAACAGTACAAAAATACTCATCCGTCCAGCGAGAAAAGATCACGGCTTTTAGCGGAGCCCAAGGTCATGGAGAAGGCGATGGCATTGTACagagaagcaagaacaagaaatggAGAAAGTGAATGA